One window from the genome of Mugil cephalus isolate CIBA_MC_2020 chromosome 23, CIBA_Mcephalus_1.1, whole genome shotgun sequence encodes:
- the LOC125000837 gene encoding cyclin-Y-like protein 1 — MGGSVSCCISPGESPKIHRREVELEECPITTTEDVSEDTGTYLQHISDRELPDELAQEANPSDHPRASTLFLNKSQTDVREKRKSNYMNHTSPGLLTKKFSSCSTIFIDDSTVSQPNLKSTIKCVALAIYYHIKNRDSNRSLDIFDEKKHPLTREKVPDDYSVVDPEHKLIYRFIRTLFSSAQLTAECAIVTLVYLERLLTYAEMDICPCNWKRIVLGAILLASKVWDDQAVWNVDYCQILKDITVEDMNEMERHFLELLQFNINVPASVYAKYYFDLRSLADDNNLNFPLEPLSNKRAQKLEAISRLCEDKYKDLSKSAMKRSVSADNLIGVKNSQAVLS; from the exons ATGGGGGGGTCGGTGTCTTGCTGCATCTCTCCCGGTGAGAGTCCCAAGATCCACAGGAGAGAGGTGGAGCTCGAGGAGTGTCCCATCACCACCACCGAGGACGTGAGCGAGGACACCGGGACGTACCTGCAGCACATCAGCGACAGGGAGCTCCCTGATG AACTGGCCCAAGAGGCCAACCCGTCCGACCACCCCAGAGCCAGCACCCTCTTCCTCAACAAGTCGCAGACAGATG TGCgtgagaaaaggaaaagcaacTACATGAATCAT ACATCCCCAGGGCTCCTGACAAAAAAGTTCAGTTCCTGTTCAACGATATTCATCGATGATAGCACAGTCAGCCAACCCAACCTCAAGAGCACCATCAAATG cgTTGCCTTGGCAATATACTATCACATAAAAAACAG AGATTCAAACCGTTCGTTGGACATATTCGATGAGAAGAAGCACCCTCTGACG CGAGAAAAGGTTCCAGATGACTACTCCGTGGTAGACCCCGAGCACAAACTCATCTACCGCTTCATAAGAACACTATTCAGCTCCGCGCAGCTGACTGCCGAGTGCGCCATCGTCACTTTG GTATACCTGGAAAGGCTGTTGACATACGCCGAGATGGACATTTGTCCCTGCAACTGGAAGCGCATCGTTCTCGGCGCCATCCTGCTGGCCTCCAAAGTCTGGGACGACCAGGCTGTGTGGAACGTCGACTACTGTCAGATCCTCAAAGACATCACTGTGGAGGACAT GAATGAGATGGAGCGTCACTTCCTGGAGCTGCTCCAGTTCAACATCAACGTCCCTGCCAGCGTCTACGCCAAGTATTACTTTGACCTGCGCTCACTGGCTGACGACAACAACCTCAATTTCCCTCTGGAGCCGCTCAGCAACAAGCGGGCCCAAAAACTGGAG GCCATCTCCAGGCTGTGTGAGGACAAGTACAAGGACCTGAGTAAATCTGCTATGAAGAGGTCTGTCAGCGCCGACAACCTCATCGGCGTCAAGAACTCCCAGGCCGTGCTGTCTTAA
- the mettl21a gene encoding protein N-lysine methyltransferase METTL21A isoform X2, with amino-acid sequence MPHSCAAVNCTNRFTVLTRYRGITFHRFPKAKELRKQWEAAVRRKGFSASASSMLCSEHFRPEDFDRTGQTVRIRAGVVPSVFSFPAHLQAPAPTRTSRTSRKARETLSLDRSQPVREPEPEPLPVPTVDHSYALPSSHDDLKVRLREALARVESLERERRNAKDRERRAKNIVSGLLQDLKAKRLRNEELKKQLDTHSGRRHVHVPGARGSGAQGEAGD; translated from the exons aTGCCTCATTCGTGTGCTGCAGTGAATTGTACCAACCGGTTTACAGTACTAACCAGATACCGCGGCATTACTTTTCACAG GTTTCCCAAAGCTAAAGAGCTGAGAAAGCAATGGGAAGCAGCTGTCAGAAGGAAGGGCTTTTCTGCTAGCGCGTCGTCCATGCTCTGCAGTGAGCATTTCAGACCGGAGGACTTTGACAGGACAGGTCAGACGGTGAGGATCAGAGCTGGAGTCGTTCCTTCAGTCTTCTCTTTCCCAGCTCATCTCCAAGCG CCAGCGCCTACCAGGACGTCTCGGACCTCAAGGAAGGCGCGGGAGACCCTGTCGCTGGACCGTTCCCAGCCTGTCCGAGAGCCCGAGCCCGAGCCCCTGCCTGTGCCCACTGTT GACCACTCCTATGCCCTGCCTTCATCACATGATGACCTGAAGGTCAGACTCAGGGAAGCCCTGGCCAGGGTGGAGAGtctggaaagagagaggaggaacgcaaaggacagagagaggagggcaAAGAACATCGTGAGCGGTCTTCTGCAGGATCTCAAGGCGAAGAGGCTGAGGAATGAAGAGTTGAAAAAGCAGCTGGATACACATTcag GCCGTCGTCACGTGCATGTACCTGGAGCTCGGGGGAGTGGAGCTCAAGGGGAGGCGGGTGATTGA
- the mettl21a gene encoding protein N-lysine methyltransferase METTL21A isoform X1: MPLIHSMALVPYVENPLPALSKLHNSSAQFRFANRDIRLAQDWKKLGVAAVVWDAAVVTCMYLELGGVELKGRRVIELGAGTGLVGIVAALMGAHVIITDREPALDFLSANVKTNLPADCRGSAVVSELSWGEGLERFPPGGFDLVLGADIVYLEDTFAPLLRTLEHLCSDTTAVLLACKIRYERDTAFLGMLRQRFRVEEVHYDKQRDIHVYKAQKLPPREDL; encoded by the exons ATGCCGTTAATTCACAGCATGGCTCTAGTTCCGTATGTAGAAAATCCGCTACCGGCGCTTTCGAAATTGCACAATTCGTCGGCGCAGTTTCGTTTCGCCAACCGCGACATCCGTCTTGCTCAGGACTGGAAAAAGCTCGGGGTGGCGGCAGTTGTGTGGGATGCG GCCGTCGTCACGTGCATGTACCTGGAGCTCGGGGGAGTGGAGCTCAAGGGGAGGCGGGTGATTGAACTGGGAGCTGGCACTGGACTCGTGGGCATTGTTGCAGCTCTGATGG GTGCACATGTAATAATCACAGACAGAGAACCTGCTTTAGACTTCCTCTCCGCCAACGTGAAGACCAACCTACCTGCAGACTGCCGGGGATCGGCGGTCGTGTCCGAGCTGTCCTGGGGGGAGGGTCTCGAGCGCTTCCCGCCCGGGGGGTTCGATCTGGTGCTGGGAGCCGACATCGTTTACCTGGAGGACACGTTCGCGCCCCTGCTGCGGACTCTGGAGCACTTGTGCTCGGACACCACGGCGGTGTTGCTCGCCTGCAAGATCCGCTACGAGCGAGACACCGCCTTTCTGGGCATGCTCCGGCAGCGTTTCAGAGTGGAAGAGGTCCACTACGACAAACAAAGAGACATCCACGTGTATAAAGCGCAAAAGCTGCCACCAAGGGAGGACTTGTGA
- the LOC125000838 gene encoding cyclic AMP-responsive element-binding protein 1-like has protein sequence MIMEAADTQQGGETAVSESEVQHITLTQASIAASQVSSSSPTVTLVQLPNGQTVQVHGVIQAAQPSVIQSPQVQTVQISTVAESEDSQESVESVTDTQKRREILSRRPSYRKILNDLSSDAPAVPRIEEEKSEDDSAPAITTVTMPTPIYQTSSGQYIAITQGGAIQLANNGTDGVQGLQTLTMANAAAQPGATILQYAQTSDGQQILVPSNQVVVQAASGDVQAYQIRTAPTSTITPSVVMATSPALGSTGGTEEVTRKREVRLMKNREAARECRRKKKEYVKCLENRVAVLENQNKTLIEELKALKDLYCHKSE, from the exons atgatcatggaggctgcagacacacagcaaGGTGGCGAAACGGCTGTCTCGGAGTCTGAGGTCCAGCACATCACCCtgacacag GCTTCCATAGCAGCCAGCCAGGTGTCCTCCAGCAGTCCCACAGTCACCCTAGTGCAGTTACCGAACGGCCAGACAGTCCAAGTGCACGGGGTGATCCAAGCTGCTCAGCCATCTGTCATCCAGTCCCCGCAAGTCCAGACAGTGCAG aTTTCGACCGTTGCCGAGAGCGAGGACTCTCAGGAATCCGTAGAGAGCGTGACAGATActcagaagaggagagagatcCTGTCCAGACGGCCGTCGTACAG AAAGATCCTGAATGACTTATCGTCAGACGCTCCAGCGGTGCCTCGGATTGAGGAGGAGAAGTCGGAAGATGACTCAGCCCCTGCCATCACCACCGTCACAATGCCCACCCCCATCTATCAGACCAGCAGCGGCCAGTACA TTGCCATTACCCAGGGCGGAGCCATTCAGCTGGCTAACAACGGCACAGATGGAGTGCAGGGCTTGCAGACGCTCACCATGGCCAACGCCGCCGCCCAACCTGGAGCCACCATCCTCCAGTACGCCCAGACCAGCGACGGGCAGCAGATCCTAGTGCCCAGCAACCAAGTGGTCGTGCAAG CCGCCTCAGGCGACGTCCAGGCCTACCAGATCCGCACGGCCCCCACCAGCACCATCACCCCCTCGGTGGTCATGGCGACCTCGCCCGCGCTGGGCTCAACGGGAGGCACGGAGGAGGTCACGCGCAAAAGGGAGGTTCGGCTGATGAAAAACAG GGAGGCCGCGCGCGAGTGtcgcaggaagaagaaggagtacGTCAAGTGTCTGGAGAACCGCGTGGCCGTGCTGGAGAACCAGAACAAAACCCTCATCGAGGAACTCAAAGCCCTCAAAGACTTGTACTGCCACAAATCCGAGTAG